Below is a genomic region from Sneathia vaginalis.
TACTAGTATTGAAAGGACAGTAGACTTAGTCACTGAGAAAAAGAATCCGCTAGCAAAAATAGCAAAAGATTCAGCAGCAGGTGCTGTTATGATAGCGGCAATTTCATCTTTATTAGTAGGGTATATAATATTTTTTGATAGGATACTAAAGTTTGTTGTGACAACACATCATATTGCAACATTAACAGGTAGAATATCTAACATATCATTACTAGTTATTGCCTTGTTATGCATAATAGTAGTTAGTGTTAAGGCTATTTACAAAAAGGGAACAGCACTAGAAGGTGGTATGCCCAGTGGACATGCAACTTTAGCTAGTTCGTTTGTTGTAATAATTACATTTATGACAACAGATATTAGAGTAATATTAATGGCTTTAGTCCTATACCTATTAGTCTGTCAAAGTAGAATAAAAGCAGGTATTCATACATTTAAGGAAGTTTTAGTAGGTAGTATAATAGGATTTAGTATAACTTATATAATATTTTTAGTATTAATAAAATTAGGAAGAATATTTTAGGAGGAATAATGGAAGAAATTTTAGTTTATGGGCACAGAAATCCAGATTCTGATGCAATATGTACAGCAATAGCTTATGCAGAACTTAGAAATTTAACAAATAAGAAGGATGAAAAAGCAGTAGCTGTTAGAATTGGTGATGTTAATGAAGAAACAAAATATGCATTAAATTATTTTAATGTAGAAGCACCAAGATATGTTGAAAATGTAGCAGGTAAGAAGATAATAATGGTTGATCATAATGAAAGAACACAAACAGCTGATGGATTTGAAGAAGCAAAAGTTCTAGAATTAATAGACCATCATAGAATAGCAAACTTTAAAACAGATGAACCTTTACACGCAAGAGTTGAACCTTATGGATGTACTTCA
It encodes:
- a CDS encoding diacylglycerol kinase — its product is MSIKDNKSKKASRIIESFNHSIDGIIETIRSESHMRFHIFTAIIIIILAMLFDVTKAELLILILTVSLVFITEIINTSIERTVDLVTEKKNPLAKIAKDSAAGAVMIAAISSLLVGYIIFFDRILKFVVTTHHIATLTGRISNISLLVIALLCIIVVSVKAIYKKGTALEGGMPSGHATLASSFVVIITFMTTDIRVILMALVLYLLVCQSRIKAGIHTFKEVLVGSIIGFSITYIIFLVLIKLGRIF